A stretch of the Lolium perenne isolate Kyuss_39 chromosome 3, Kyuss_2.0, whole genome shotgun sequence genome encodes the following:
- the LOC127342123 gene encoding uncharacterized protein, whose translation MASAASPSWAILGRVPRVTAADADLPPGTDLSLALPHPPRVALLTIPSRIFPGRTTADTFPSILAADASGLLLLKADQGPAATDLPRRKDFSWRPTVADYFVLDANTASALRLPDAKFIRRPGHRGLIACPGHYVVAELQMSVGDDTADLLCFSSQTGEWVSKDVPYPLPSRPMSPNCVVSHAGSLWWVDLSWCLLACDPFAHRPALRVVPLPEGKALKPKEASGLLDKYRCVGVSAGKLRFVDMYRNRSSGGGGAAQITVWTLADPDSAKWTLEYEATFGEICDDASYKATGLPRKIPVLALIHPTNPDVVYFFVDERMVGVDVRARKVLDWEAYDLVQPPRENVSSRFVHAWQLPRALCSGSAKETEDDGVNDELQQLRL comes from the exons ATGGCGTCCGCCGCATCGCCGTCGTGGGCCATCCTGGGGAGAGTGCCGCGGGTGACGGCCGCCGACGCCGACCTCCCTCCGGGCACCGACCTCTCCCTCGCGCTGCCGCACCCACCGCGCGTCGCGCTCCTCACCATCCCCTCGCGCATCTTCCCGGGCCGCACCACCGCCGACACCTTCCCGTCCATCCTCGCCGCCGAcgcctccggcctcctcctcctcaaagCAGACCAGGGCCCCGCCGCCACCGACCTGCCCCGCCGCAAGGACTTCTCCTGGCGCCCCACCGTCGCCGACTACTTCGTGCTCGACGCCAACACCGCCTCCGCGCTCCGCCTCCCCGACGCCAAGTTCATCAGGCGCCCGGGCCACCGCGGCCTCATCGCCTGCCCCGGCCACTACGTGGTCGCCGAGCTCCAGATGAGCGTCGGCGACGACACCGCCGACCTCCTCTGCTTCTCCTCCCAGACCGGGGAGTGGGTCAGCAAGGACGTCCCCTACCCACTTCCCTCCCGCCCGATGAGCCCCAACTGCGTCGTCTCGCACGCCGGGAGCCTCTGGTGGGTCGACCTCTCCTGGTGCCTCCTCGCCTGCGACCCGTTCGCCCACAGGCCGGCGCTCCGCGTCGTCCCGCTGCCGGAGGGCAAGGCGCTCAAGCCCAAGGAAGCTTCCGGGCTGCTCGACAAGTACCGCTGCGTCGGTGTCAGCGCCGGCAAGCTCAGGTTCGTCGACATGTACAGGAAccgcagcagcggcggcggcggcgctgcgcaGATCACCGTGTGGACGCTCGCCGATCCGGACTCCGCCAAGTGGACGCTGGAGTACGAGGCCACCTTCGGCGAGATCTGCGACGACGCCAGCTACAAGGCCACTGGTCTGCCCAGGAAGATCCCCGTGCTCGCGCTCATCCACCCTACCAACCCCGACGTGGTCTACTTCTTCGTCGACGAGCGCATGGTCGGTGTCGACGTCCGTGCTCGCAAGGTTCTGGACTGGGAGGCGTACGACCTGGTTCAGCCGCCTCGCGAGAACGTCTCCAGCCGTTTCGTTCACGCTTGGCAGCTGCCACGGGCTCTCTGCTCAG GTTCTGCAAAGGAGACTGAAGATGATGGCGTGAATGACGAGCTGCAGCAACTCCGTCTGTGA